A region from the Diadema setosum chromosome 17, eeDiaSeto1, whole genome shotgun sequence genome encodes:
- the LOC140240978 gene encoding uncharacterized protein, whose amino-acid sequence MSKVPSNSELKTFRKEALTSHNKCRDVHGVASLKLSDELNDHAQKWAEHLARSGQFAHSNNRDLGENIGMHYSSSSTEFSGNDATELWYQESSKYDYGNPGFRQGTGHFSQVVWKASREFGIGKAITSDGKVIIVGNYKPPGNMMGNFPENVFPPLAGKAEKAGKKKEEKKKHRSSRGRRGSTSSSSSSSSSSSSSSDEEGKKKGIFRKKSKDKSSRRPKVSRSDQKAFAKEALEAHNDVRRHHGAKPLEQSRELTKRARKWAKHLAKHDLFEHSKSNDIGENVAMHYSSLSTEYSGKEAADHWYSEIHNYDFKKPGFTKGAGHFTQMVWKGSHEFGIGKAITRDGKVIIVGQYRPPGNVIDHFQENVAPRDDGRLPPPPPPKETTQVTRVVRSTEYEPGQSREAKAAEVNETIRKMGRVKLEEADISPSDLKSFQRDTVEALNKIRVRHHVAKVETSSELERRAQEFAAELAKKDEFRNSNSQDVGENIAMHYNSASTEFSGQEVIDMWYKQVEKYDFKKPGFTSGAGHFTQMVWKGSKEFGIGKAITKEGKVLTVAFFRPPGNVQRRFEENVFAAKK is encoded by the exons ATGTCAAAAGTACCTAGCAACTCGGAGCTGAAGACATTCCGAAAGGAAGCTCTGACTTCCCACAACAAATGCAGGGATGTGCACGGCGTGGCAAGCTTGAAGCTATCGGATGAACTCAATGACCACGCCCAGAAGTGGGCGGAGCATCTAGCCAGGAGCGGCCAGTTCGCCCATAGCAACAACAGAGACTTGGGGGAGAACATCGGCATGCATTACTCATCGTCTTCCACAGAATTCTCAG GAAATGATGCAACAGAACTTTGGTACCAAGAATCCAGCAAGTATGATTACGGCAATCCTGGATTCAGGCAGGGAACCG GTCATTTTTCTCAAGTCGTCTGGAAGGCGAGCAGGGAATTTGGCATCGGTAAGGCCATTACGAGCGACGGAAAGGTCATCATCGTCGGGAACTACAAGCCCCCCGGGAACATGATGGGCAATTTTCCCGAAAACGTGTTCCCGCCACTGGCCGGGAAGGCGGAAAAGGCagggaagaagaaggaggagaagaagaaacatCGCTCCAGCAGGGGACGACGGGGTTCCACGAGCTCTTCgagcagtagcagcagcagtagcagcagcagcagcgacgaagagggaaagaaaaag GGAATTTTCAGGAAGAAATCGAAGGACAAATCGAGCCGCCGTCCCAAAGTCTCCCGCTCCGATCAGAAGGCGTTCGCCAAGGAGGCGCTGGAAGCGCATAACGACGTGCGGCGCCACCATGGGGCGAAACCATTAGAACAGTCACGTGAGCTCACCAAGAGGGCGCGAAAGTGGGCGAAGCATCTGGCCAAGCACGACCTCTTTGAGCACAGCAAGTCGAATGACATCGGAGAGAACGTGGCCATGCACTACTCCAGTCTCTCGACAGAATACTCTG GTAAGGAGGCCGCAGATCACTGGTATAGCGAAATACACAACTACGATTTTAAGAAGCCTGGATTCACCAAAGGCGCAG GTCACTTCACCCAGATGGTGTGGAAAGGATCCCACGAGTTCGGCATCGGGAAGGCTATCACGCGCGACGGCAAGGTCATCATCGTTGGTCAATACCGACCACCGGGCAACGTCATTGACCACTTCCAGGAGAACGTGGCCCCGCGCGACGACGGCCGCCTGCCACCGCCGCCGCCGCCGAAGGAGACAACCCAGGTCACGCGCGTTGTGCGGTCGACGGAATACGAGCCGGGTCAGAGTCGGGAGGCAAAGGCAGCAGAGGTCAACGAAACCATCCGAAAG ATGGGTCGTGTAAAACTCGAAGAGGCGGACATCTCGCCGTCCGACCTGAAGTCGTTCCAACGCGACACCGTGGAGGCGCTAAACAAGATCCGCGTCAGGCACCACGTCGCCAAGGTCGAGACCTCGAGCGAGCTCGAGCGGCGCGCCCAGGAATTCGCTGCCGAGCTCGCCAAGAAGGACGAGTTCAGGAACAGCAACAGCCAGGACGTGGGTGAGAACATCGCCATGCACTACAACAGCGCCAGCACCGAGTTTTCAG GTCAAGAGGTCATCGACATGTGGTACAAACAGGTCGAGAAGTACGACTTCAAGAAGCCAGGTTTCACTTCTGGAGCAG GTCACTTTACACAGATGGTGTGGAAAGGAAGTAAGGAGTTCGGTATCGGGAAGGCCATCACCAAGGAAGGAAAAGTCCTCACCGTAGCCTTCTTCCGACCACCGGGCAACGTCCAGCGACGTTTCGAGGAAAACGTCTTCGCAGCTAAGAAATAG